In the Syntrophorhabdaceae bacterium genome, one interval contains:
- a CDS encoding secondary thiamine-phosphate synthase enzyme YjbQ, translating into MGPMVDMLELKVRTSRDVEGKDITAEVAGLVRGRREGRIVHVYTPHTTCGLTINEHADPDVMRDLLDGLERLAPRDFHYRHREGNSHAHIRAALVGTSVTIPFSEGRLHLGTWQGIFLMEFDGPRERKVIVTVI; encoded by the coding sequence ATGGGCCCGATGGTCGATATGCTCGAATTGAAGGTGAGGACGTCGCGAGACGTGGAAGGGAAGGATATTACGGCGGAGGTCGCCGGCCTGGTGAGAGGAAGGCGGGAGGGACGAATTGTCCATGTCTACACGCCCCACACCACCTGCGGGCTCACGATCAACGAGCACGCAGACCCTGACGTAATGAGAGACCTCCTCGACGGGCTGGAACGGCTGGCGCCGAGGGACTTTCACTACAGGCACAGGGAAGGCAACTCCCACGCCCATATCAGGGCCGCCCTTGTAGGAACCTCGGTGACGATACCTTTTTCCGAGGGCCGCCTCCATCTGGGTACATGGCAGGGTATATTCCTGATGGAGTTTGACGGTCCCCGGGAACGAAAGGTGATAGTTACCGTCATATGA
- a CDS encoding response regulator transcription factor translates to MIRVFLADDHPIVRTGVQLMLDGQADMNVIGVAGNGRAAVREVMKLRPDVAVMDITMPELNGIDATEQICEKNPSTRVIILSMHSDMPHVFRALRAGASGYVMKESEAEELISAVRAVHNGGRHLSEPIAEKLIDDYILHYRYIEQGDPLSKLSSREKEILLYVVQGKTSKEIGSALGLSKKTVNTYRYRVMEKLSITDIPGLVRFGMQNGLTPENIPYQP, encoded by the coding sequence ATGATCAGAGTTTTTCTCGCCGACGACCATCCCATTGTCCGGACGGGAGTCCAACTGATGTTGGACGGGCAGGCGGACATGAATGTAATAGGAGTGGCGGGGAACGGCCGGGCCGCGGTGCGGGAAGTAATGAAACTCCGTCCGGATGTGGCGGTTATGGACATCACGATGCCGGAGCTTAACGGGATCGATGCAACGGAACAGATTTGCGAAAAAAACCCTTCGACAAGGGTGATAATCCTCTCTATGCACTCCGATATGCCCCATGTATTCCGTGCTTTAAGGGCAGGCGCCTCAGGATATGTAATGAAGGAGTCGGAGGCGGAAGAGCTTATTTCGGCGGTCCGCGCCGTCCATAACGGCGGCAGGCATTTGAGCGAGCCGATCGCGGAGAAGCTGATCGATGACTACATACTCCACTACCGCTACATCGAACAGGGCGATCCGCTCTCAAAATTGAGCTCCAGGGAAAAGGAGATCCTCCTCTACGTGGTGCAGGGAAAAACGAGCAAAGAGATAGGTTCCGCCCTCGGACTTTCAAAGAAAACCGTAAATACCTACCGTTACAGAGTGATGGAGAAGCTCTCCATCACGGATATACCGGGTCTCGTAAGGTTTGGAATGCAAAATGGGTTAACTCCGGAAAACATACCTTATCAGCCATGA
- a CDS encoding response regulator transcription factor has product MNRTNPLNSSTDIRIAVYLIDDNALSREGLRNFLEGEPGIEVKGHAALGPKTVEQMALAPPDVVILAPHHHVEAAKDVIRDILKLGPPVQLMVISERMVFEELCRLLQAGVKGCVLYDSVDSEIIRAIRAVHAGKRYLSSAVSHALVDDYIKKGVLSVHAKDPLLSLNMREKEVLQLVVEGKGSGTIADILNLSVSTVNTYRSRVMKKLGLRDLPGLVRFAIQNKITPSHPDLRRPT; this is encoded by the coding sequence ATGAACCGAACCAATCCTTTAAATTCTTCCACCGATATTCGAATCGCAGTCTATCTGATCGATGACAACGCCCTCTCCAGGGAAGGGCTGAGGAATTTTCTCGAGGGGGAACCCGGTATCGAGGTGAAAGGGCATGCCGCCCTTGGACCCAAAACCGTCGAACAAATGGCTCTTGCGCCTCCGGACGTGGTGATTTTGGCGCCTCACCACCATGTGGAGGCGGCGAAGGATGTGATCAGGGATATCCTGAAACTGGGCCCGCCGGTTCAACTGATGGTAATCTCCGAGAGAATGGTTTTTGAGGAACTCTGCCGGTTGCTTCAGGCCGGCGTCAAAGGCTGCGTGCTTTATGATTCGGTCGACAGCGAGATCATCAGGGCTATACGCGCGGTCCATGCCGGCAAACGCTACCTGAGCTCGGCCGTCTCCCACGCCCTCGTTGACGATTATATAAAAAAGGGCGTCCTGTCGGTCCATGCCAAGGACCCGCTCTTATCTCTGAACATGCGTGAGAAGGAAGTCCTGCAGCTCGTAGTGGAAGGAAAGGGCAGCGGGACCATCGCGGATATCCTCAATCTCTCGGTCAGCACGGTCAATACCTACCGCTCCAGGGTAATGAAGAAACTGGGGCTTCGGGACCTTCCGGGCCTCGTGCGATTCGCGATTCAGAATAAAATAACCCCCTCTCATCCTGACCTTCGACGTCCCACATGA
- a CDS encoding outer membrane beta-barrel protein, with translation MRKGHRIEIAGITGALACLVMIIFCGSARAEWGMGNLKIYPEFSVAETYRSNIYQTQSDRKSDWITTTRAGARMEYKFGAKHMLTMGYNAGFLNYTHNTTNNYWDHVAHSLLSLNFPGGLEVNLGTRFLKSTIEQTATVAHTRPYERSFTDFSTAYRFADRWKAEAKYNREQLSFDHTVDKGQNFWQNLYGGVMYYRFTARTSALTEYNYVQKTFPNNRVANSSSNNMYFGVAFDPAGKLRGDFKAGYGWKQFDHDLATRDNSPKNWIMAANLIQDFTKYTSVSFNAARSFYDDTDFGNASYIGTGAGATFQHFFTQKIGSTATAIYRYNEYLDYNADPVTAQQKKRVDKRWDFGVGAIYRMNRWIEGRLEYQYITKNSNFETYSFDENRVMLKIIVTP, from the coding sequence ATGCGGAAGGGGCACAGAATTGAAATTGCAGGTATCACGGGAGCTCTGGCGTGTCTCGTGATGATTATTTTTTGCGGCAGCGCCAGGGCCGAATGGGGCATGGGGAATCTCAAGATATACCCAGAATTCTCCGTGGCGGAGACCTACAGGTCGAATATCTATCAGACCCAATCGGACAGGAAGTCTGACTGGATCACCACCACCCGCGCGGGTGCCAGAATGGAGTACAAGTTCGGCGCAAAGCACATGCTCACCATGGGGTATAACGCCGGTTTTCTCAATTACACTCATAATACGACCAACAACTATTGGGATCATGTCGCCCACAGTCTTCTCAGCCTCAACTTTCCCGGAGGCCTCGAGGTAAATCTCGGCACCAGGTTCTTAAAGAGCACCATCGAGCAGACGGCGACGGTAGCCCACACAAGGCCCTATGAGCGGTCCTTCACGGATTTCTCGACCGCCTATAGGTTTGCGGATAGGTGGAAGGCCGAGGCAAAGTACAACAGGGAGCAGCTCTCTTTCGACCATACCGTCGACAAGGGGCAGAACTTCTGGCAGAACCTCTACGGCGGCGTCATGTACTACCGGTTCACGGCCAGGACATCGGCTCTCACCGAATATAACTACGTGCAGAAGACCTTCCCCAACAACCGGGTTGCAAACAGCTCGAGCAACAACATGTATTTCGGTGTTGCCTTCGATCCCGCGGGAAAATTGAGGGGAGACTTCAAGGCAGGCTACGGGTGGAAACAATTCGACCACGACCTTGCGACTCGCGACAACAGCCCCAAGAACTGGATCATGGCGGCAAACCTGATCCAGGACTTCACGAAATACACCTCCGTCTCGTTCAACGCCGCGAGGTCCTTCTACGATGATACGGACTTCGGGAATGCATCGTACATCGGCACCGGCGCAGGGGCCACGTTCCAGCACTTCTTCACCCAGAAGATCGGAAGCACCGCGACCGCGATCTATCGCTATAACGAATATCTCGATTACAATGCCGACCCGGTGACGGCCCAGCAGAAGAAACGCGTGGATAAGAGATGGGATTTTGGAGTGGGCGCCATCTATAGAATGAACAGGTGGATTGAGGGCAGGCTCGAATACCAGTACATTACCAAGAATTCCAATTTCGAGACCTATTCTTTCGATGAAAACAGGGTCATGCTGAAGATCATAGTGACCCCATAG
- a CDS encoding SLBB domain-containing protein, translating to MKCVRLGLSLLAAVAVFIVSLSPGISDRSILMPSAALAAEQSYVVGPEDELAITVWDHPDLGRKTRVNLEGMISFPLIGEVRAAGKSLIQLETDIKAKLANGFIVDPHVTIQITEYRSQKISIIGEVNQPGAYPLTKKTTLVEAIAMAGGVKQEADHEVMIVRPRTGNPKGGALLPNQVDPNDVIKVPIRDVLEGEKTHNIEVINGDTIFVPKIKVFYVTGEAKRPGQYTYLKGMTVLNAISTAGGFTEKASKRKVRIVREKGGKKEELAAALENQIEPGDTIVVPESFW from the coding sequence ATGAAATGTGTGCGTCTGGGTCTATCGTTACTCGCAGCAGTTGCAGTCTTTATCGTTTCCCTTTCACCCGGCATCTCGGACCGGTCCATTCTCATGCCCTCTGCCGCGCTCGCGGCTGAACAGAGCTACGTGGTCGGGCCCGAGGACGAGCTGGCCATCACCGTATGGGACCATCCCGATCTGGGCAGGAAGACGAGAGTGAACCTCGAGGGGATGATCAGTTTCCCCCTGATAGGCGAGGTAAGGGCAGCGGGAAAAAGCCTGATTCAACTGGAAACGGACATTAAGGCGAAGCTCGCGAACGGTTTTATCGTAGACCCTCACGTGACCATTCAGATCACCGAATACAGGAGCCAGAAAATTTCCATCATCGGGGAAGTGAACCAGCCCGGTGCATATCCCCTCACCAAAAAGACGACCCTCGTCGAGGCAATCGCCATGGCAGGGGGCGTGAAGCAGGAAGCGGACCATGAAGTCATGATCGTGAGACCCAGGACGGGCAACCCGAAAGGCGGCGCCCTACTCCCCAACCAGGTCGACCCCAATGACGTGATCAAGGTGCCCATCAGGGATGTGCTCGAAGGGGAGAAAACCCATAATATAGAAGTAATAAACGGCGACACCATATTCGTGCCGAAGATCAAGGTCTTCTACGTCACCGGCGAAGCGAAGCGGCCGGGACAGTATACCTACCTGAAAGGCATGACCGTCCTGAACGCCATCAGCACCGCAGGAGGCTTCACCGAAAAGGCGTCCAAGAGAAAAGTAAGGATCGTCCGCGAAAAGGGCGGCAAGAAAGAAGAATTAGCCGCCGCCCTCGAAAATCAGATAGAACCGGGAGACACGATAGTGGTGCCGGAGAGCTTCTGGTAA
- a CDS encoding polysaccharide biosynthesis tyrosine autokinase, producing MNIPGQEKEVHIYDYLRVLYKWRKQAIIFLAAIVFTVTVASFLMTPIYKGSTRILIEREAPKVLNMQDVMPISLDAVSTDFYQTQYKILQSRTVALRVVKTLNLAANPLFNTTKFPKGREPDKRTLDLILAERLLKRYKVQPIRNSRLVDLSFESPSPQFAADVTNAIAQSFIVNAMESKTNTSQEAKEFLTKQIEDQRRQLEESEQALQNYKEKYGIVQLTQVPGQKESENIAMQRLTGLTSNLIQAQTVRLETEARYREVKDLLDKGASYEAIPPISNNYLIQQLKVQEAQFEAQMSEFSQKFGEKHPKMIQLKKELDGVRQKIKTEAQQVIISLKNEYQIARAKEDSARGAMNAQKAEAQKLSEHGIQYGVLSREVEKNRELYENLLKRLKETSVVRELGTTNISIVDYAELPRVPERPKKAQYILLSFLVGVFLSVGLAFFLEYLDNTVKVPQDIETIMDIPCVALIPTINFAEELGDTSAANHELIVFHKPKSTVSEAFRSLRTAILFSFPVNSHRTLLLTSCVPREGKTFITANFALVMAYSGESVLLIDADMRKPQTHAVFGLSNEKGLSNAIVGEEPRIHKSVLHEKLDIMTSGPIPPNPAELLGSKHMTDLLESLKQKYDNIIIDSPPLTSVTDPIILSRLVDGVISIVHGGTTTRDMARRGAAQLRDINARLIGAVLNNIDIGKENYYYSHYYNYYYYHDYYGEDGTKKKKGRRGEPQNGNSSVASLLKRPIFGSKKNDRKSA from the coding sequence ATGAACATCCCAGGGCAGGAAAAAGAGGTCCATATATACGATTATCTGCGGGTCCTCTACAAGTGGCGAAAGCAGGCAATCATCTTCCTCGCCGCGATCGTCTTCACCGTGACTGTCGCATCCTTCCTCATGACCCCCATTTACAAGGGGAGCACGAGGATCCTGATAGAAAGGGAGGCGCCCAAGGTCCTCAATATGCAGGACGTTATGCCCATATCCTTGGATGCCGTAAGTACCGATTTCTACCAGACACAATATAAAATTCTGCAGTCGCGTACCGTGGCGCTTAGAGTGGTGAAAACGCTTAATCTTGCAGCGAACCCTTTATTTAACACTACAAAGTTTCCGAAAGGGAGAGAGCCAGACAAGAGGACTCTGGACCTGATATTGGCGGAGAGACTCTTGAAGCGCTATAAGGTCCAGCCCATAAGGAACAGCAGGCTCGTTGATTTAAGCTTCGAGAGTCCGAGTCCCCAATTTGCCGCCGATGTTACGAACGCCATCGCCCAGAGCTTTATCGTTAATGCCATGGAATCCAAAACGAACACCTCCCAAGAAGCCAAGGAATTTCTCACCAAACAAATCGAGGACCAGAGAAGGCAGTTGGAAGAATCGGAGCAGGCACTTCAGAATTATAAAGAAAAATACGGAATTGTCCAACTTACCCAAGTTCCCGGCCAGAAAGAGAGCGAAAACATTGCTATGCAACGGCTCACGGGCCTAACCTCGAATCTCATTCAGGCCCAGACGGTGCGACTGGAAACAGAGGCGCGATACAGGGAGGTTAAAGATCTTCTTGACAAAGGAGCCTCCTATGAAGCCATCCCTCCCATCAGCAACAACTATCTTATCCAACAGCTCAAGGTCCAGGAGGCCCAGTTTGAGGCCCAGATGTCCGAATTTTCACAGAAATTCGGAGAAAAACATCCAAAGATGATCCAGCTCAAGAAAGAGTTGGATGGAGTGCGCCAGAAAATAAAAACGGAAGCCCAACAGGTGATAATCTCCCTGAAAAATGAGTATCAGATAGCCAGGGCTAAAGAGGACTCAGCCCGGGGCGCGATGAATGCACAGAAGGCCGAGGCACAGAAACTGAGCGAGCACGGCATTCAATACGGTGTGTTATCGAGAGAAGTTGAAAAGAATAGGGAGCTTTATGAAAACCTGCTCAAGAGGCTCAAAGAGACGTCGGTAGTGAGAGAACTCGGTACAACCAACATCAGTATTGTGGACTATGCCGAACTTCCACGGGTCCCCGAGCGACCGAAGAAGGCCCAGTATATCCTTCTCTCTTTCTTGGTTGGGGTATTTCTCTCAGTAGGCCTAGCCTTCTTCCTCGAATACCTGGACAATACCGTGAAAGTTCCCCAAGATATAGAAACCATCATGGACATTCCCTGTGTTGCCCTAATACCCACCATCAATTTTGCCGAGGAATTGGGAGACACATCGGCAGCGAATCACGAGCTCATCGTCTTTCATAAACCTAAATCGACCGTATCGGAAGCCTTCCGTAGTCTCCGGACCGCGATACTCTTCTCCTTCCCTGTCAATTCCCATAGAACACTTCTTCTTACGAGCTGTGTTCCGAGGGAAGGGAAAACCTTTATTACCGCAAATTTTGCCCTTGTCATGGCCTATTCCGGCGAATCGGTACTCTTGATAGACGCCGACATGCGTAAGCCCCAGACCCATGCGGTGTTCGGCCTGAGCAACGAAAAAGGATTAAGTAACGCCATCGTCGGTGAAGAACCGAGAATTCATAAATCGGTGCTCCATGAGAAGCTAGATATTATGACCTCCGGTCCTATACCACCGAATCCGGCGGAGCTTCTCGGCTCTAAGCATATGACCGACCTACTTGAGAGTCTGAAGCAAAAGTATGACAATATCATCATCGACTCACCGCCTTTAACCTCGGTTACCGATCCCATCATCCTCAGCAGGCTTGTCGATGGTGTCATTTCTATCGTTCACGGAGGCACTACTACCCGTGACATGGCAAGACGAGGCGCAGCCCAGCTTCGCGACATAAATGCCCGGCTTATCGGCGCTGTGCTCAACAACATCGATATAGGGAAGGAGAATTATTATTACTCCCACTACTACAACTATTACTATTACCACGACTACTATGGCGAGGACGGCACTAAGAAGAAGAAAGGCAGGCGAGGTGAACCACAGAACGGAAATTCATCTGTAGCATCCTTATTGAAACGGCCGATATTCGGGAGCAAGAAGAACGACAGAAAGAGCGCATAA
- a CDS encoding CpsB/CapC family capsule biosynthesis tyrosine phosphatase produces MTDIHVHVLPALDDGPDNMDDAIAMCAMAADDGIDTMVATPHMGNGTYENSKEIVFENVNQLNTELSARNIHLRVLPGADNHVSEQLDKLLQNGEAIAVNDNGRYVLVEFPKHIMPPRYLDWLFELRLKGLTPIFTHPERHTVIQSNTDLLREWVHGGGLVQVTAMSVTGEFGRNTRKCAEALLKHHLVHAIASDAHSKSHRRPILSKALKAAKDITDPDYAEKLVNDFPEAIVNGIDFVIPEPLAEKRTFFDRVRGR; encoded by the coding sequence ATGACAGATATACATGTGCATGTATTGCCGGCTCTAGATGACGGCCCGGACAATATGGATGATGCTATCGCCATGTGCGCCATGGCGGCCGATGATGGAATCGATACAATGGTGGCGACCCCGCACATGGGAAATGGAACCTACGAGAACAGCAAAGAAATTGTTTTTGAAAATGTAAACCAGCTTAACACCGAACTTAGCGCTCGCAATATTCATCTCCGTGTCCTGCCGGGCGCAGACAACCACGTAAGCGAACAGCTCGATAAACTCCTTCAGAATGGCGAGGCAATAGCAGTCAATGATAACGGCCGGTACGTGCTCGTAGAATTTCCAAAGCACATCATGCCGCCCCGCTATCTAGACTGGCTTTTTGAACTGAGGCTCAAGGGGTTGACTCCCATTTTTACTCATCCCGAAAGGCATACGGTAATCCAAAGCAATACGGACCTGCTAAGGGAATGGGTTCACGGAGGAGGCCTCGTCCAGGTAACCGCCATGAGTGTCACCGGAGAATTCGGCCGGAACACAAGAAAGTGCGCCGAAGCCCTTCTCAAACACCACCTTGTCCACGCAATAGCCTCAGACGCCCACTCTAAAAGCCACCGCCGCCCAATCCTGTCAAAAGCTTTAAAAGCAGCTAAAGATATTACGGACCCGGATTACGCGGAAAAGCTCGTGAATGATTTCCCTGAAGCGATCGTAAATGGGATAGATTTTGTAATACCCGAGCCGCTAGCGGAGAAGAGAACATTTTTTGATCGTGTCAGAGGAAGATAG
- a CDS encoding four helix bundle protein, with product MELEELQIYGIARELSRIGWNVYRELKNEYRFGIGRQYLEAADSVGANIAEGYGRYHYLDSIKFYYNARGSLWEFKHWTDLLHERDLISKEVHEESVTK from the coding sequence GTGGAACTTGAGGAACTTCAGATCTATGGAATCGCAAGAGAATTGAGCAGAATCGGTTGGAATGTATATCGAGAATTGAAAAACGAGTACAGATTTGGAATCGGAAGACAATATCTTGAAGCAGCTGATTCGGTCGGTGCGAATATTGCCGAAGGTTATGGAAGATATCACTATCTGGATTCGATTAAATTCTATTATAATGCCCGCGGATCACTCTGGGAATTCAAGCATTGGACCGATCTTCTCCACGAAAGGGATCTGATTTCAAAAGAAGTGCACGAAGAATCGGTGACGAAGTGA